From the genome of Methanomicrobia archaeon:
TTCATTAGTTGTAACGCCCCCGTTTGTACCCCTGGATGAGATCGCGCTCCATGAAGGGACGGTCGTACGCACAAGCGGGGTTATCACGGAGTTCAGTATTACAGAATCAGGCAATGTGCTCATAACACTGGAAGGAAACCAATCGGAGCTTCTCTTATTTGTCGATTCAGCGGATAAGGGTACTGAGCTGTTAGATCTGGGTTATGGCGATGAAATCGAAGTAGAAGGGAGCGTGCAGGTATACCGGGGCGAGTACGAGCTCATGGTTTCGGGAGCCGGCGTAAAGAAGGTGACGAATGAGCGCGATATAGCGTTTGTATCTCAGGTAGCAGCGAATCCAGAGGAGTACGCAGGCAGAAGGATCCGTGTTGTCGGTTACGCCGAGGATGTTTACACGCACGTCTTTTATCTCCGCAATGAAGCCGGCACCCATCGAATGCGGGTGGCGCTCATGGACATCACAATTACAAACTCAGCGTTAGAAGAAGGGGACAAGGTAATTGCAGAGGGCGTGTTGTCGTATGATGCGGAGAACATGCGGTACGAGCTGAATGTGGTCGCGTTGCAGCCAGCGATCCTTGTGACAGAGTTGTGAACAGAGCGCTAATCAGACTCTACCATCACCCACTTGTCTTTGCCTTCCCATATCCGTATGGAATGCAGCGTTACGCCCAAATTCGAGTCGTTCAACCGCTTCTCCAGCTCGACTTTGAGGAACAGAGCGATATTCTCGCTCGTTGGATACGAGATTACCTCGTTGAGGTACGTATGATCGACGAGTCCGATCACATCCTCGATTACCGCTTTGACATCCGCGAAATCGGCCACACACTCGATATTCTCCTTCTTCGCGCCTTGCACGACGATATCCACTTTATACGTATGGCCGTGCAGGTTCTGGCATTTGCCGGGATGCAGTGAGAGCGCATGCGCAGCGCTAAAATCGGTTGTTACTCCTAATTTCATCTCCTTATCGATCCCCGCAGTTTTTAAAAAGCTGCTTTTTTTAAAAAGCTGCTGTTTACTCTACACTAACAATCGAAGTTTCTTTAATATTTAAATAACTGTGATTGATGATAGTATAGTAGTACGATGGCACGAGGGAAGAACACAGTAGGCAGGAAGATCAGGCTTGCAAAGGCAAACAGGCAGAACAGACGGGTTCCTGCATGGATAATGGTAAAGACAAGCCGCCGGGTGACCACGCATCCGAAACGGAGGCACTGGCGGAGGACAAAGCTAAAATTATAGTATAGTGGAGAGTCGAGAA
Proteins encoded in this window:
- the queD gene encoding 6-carboxytetrahydropterin synthase QueD — protein: MKLGVTTDFSAAHALSLHPGKCQNLHGHTYKVDIVVQGAKKENIECVADFADVKAVIEDVIGLVDHTYLNEVISYPTSENIALFLKVELEKRLNDSNLGVTLHSIRIWEGKDKWVMVESD
- a CDS encoding 50S ribosomal protein L39e: MARGKNTVGRKIRLAKANRQNRRVPAWIMVKTSRRVTTHPKRRHWRRTKLKL